One segment of Panicum virgatum strain AP13 chromosome 1K, P.virgatum_v5, whole genome shotgun sequence DNA contains the following:
- the LOC120658036 gene encoding wall-associated receptor kinase 3-like produces MMSWRSPAWLLFLTTTILMSTTRLLALAGMARPGCQERCGKLSIPYPFGIGPGCFRRGLEVTCDHSTGRAYLGGQGSNVWAFDIFLLQGEARVHKHLTWDCYDDTGISNFIRSPLDLHSYQISHTKNKFTAIGCDTIAFIQGENTNSYTSGCMSFCSSKASVDTSGQCTGMGCCQTSIPANLTYFNTTFSTRRSASVLDFNPCSYAFVIETQQFRFDVSDLAGYSFAYKYSDGVPLVLNWVAGKESCDEAKKNMSPYACLSKNSECVPSDNGPGYLCNCSSGYGGNPYLEEGCQDIDECDFPEQYLCLGQCTNIIGSYSCTCPKGTQSTNASTINCSPYQDHTQTLKMVLGISISTVFLLVCIFPLVIEYQKRKLVKEKDGFFKQNGGFILLEQMRSRRVETVRVFSKEELENATNNFDKRRELGRGGHCTVYKGIMKDNRTVAIKRSKVCNTNQKDEFVQEIIILSQINHKNVVRLLGCCLEVEVPMLVYEYIPNGTLFQLIHSEGPSISLDDRLRIAIGSAEALAYLHSSAFPSIIHGDVKSSNILLDDKYMAKVTDFGASHMVAKNETHFMTIVQGTLGYLDPEYLQERQLTEKSDVYSFGVVILELITRKTAIYSEDSSERKGLASSFMIAMKENNHQDMLDKSITGVGMEPLGAISELARKCLSMKGEERPQMTEVVEQLKVIRRTWQEKLTEHHATETENLFAEPCGTNYPSSFAQYRSIAIELEHGR; encoded by the exons ATGATGTCCTGGCGCTCACCAGCATGGTTGCTCTTCCTCACCACCACCATACTGATGAGCACCACGCGCCTGCTGGCACTTGCAGGGATGGCGCGCCCCGGCTGCCAGGAAAGATGTGGCAAACTCAGCATCCCCTACCCTTTCGGCATCGGCCCCGGCTGCTTCCGCCGCGGCCTTGAGGTCACATGCGACCACAGCACAGGAAGAGCCTACCTGGGTGGCCAAGGAAGTAATGTCTGGGCCTTCGATATCTTCCTGCTGCAAGGGGAGGCTCGAGTCCACAAGCATCTGACGTGGGACTGCTACGATGACACTGGCATCAGTAATTTCATTAGATCTCCCCTGGATCTGCACTCTTACCAGATATCACACACCAAGAATAAGTTCACGGCAATTGGGTGCGATACCATCGCTTTCATCCAAGGTGAAAACACAAACTCCTACACCAGCGGATGCATGTCCTTTTGCAGCAGCAAGGCGAGCGTTGACACCAGTGGCCAGTGCACCGGCATGGGTTGTTGCCAGACATCCATCCCAGCAAATCTCACATACTTCAACACCACCTTCTCAACAAGGCGGAGTGCAAGCGTGCTGGATTTCAACCCCTGCAGTTATGCGTTTGTGATTGAGACCCAACAGTTCAGGTTTGATGTCTCTGATCTTGCAGGCTACAGTTTTGCTTACAAGTACAGTGATGGCGTGCCCCTAGTGCTCAACTGGGTTGCTGGAAAAGAATCCTGCGACGAAGCCAAGAAAAATATGTCACCCTATGCATGTCTTAGCAAGAACAGTGAGTGTGTTCCTTCAGACAACGGCCCGGGGTATCTCTGCAACTGTTCCAGCGGCTATGGGGGAAATCCATATCTAGAAGAAGGCTGCCAAG ACATCGACGAATGCGACTTTCCTGAGCAGTATCTCTGCCTTGGCCAATGCACTAACATAATTGGAAGCTACAGCTGCACATGTCCAAAGGGAACTCAAAGCACCAATGCGAGTACAATAAATTGCAGTCCCTACCAGGATCATACACAAACTTTAAAGATGGTCTTAG GTATTTCTATCAGCACAGTCTTTCTCCTTGTTTGCATCTTTCCTCTGGTAATTGAGTATCAAAAGAGAAAGCTCGTCAAAGAGAAGGATGGTTTCTTCAAGCAAAATGGTGGGTTTATTTTACTTGAACAAATGCGATCAAGACGAGTAGAAACAGTAAGAGTATTCTCGAAAGAGGAACTAGAGAATGCaactaataattttgacaaGAGAAGAGAACTGGGAAGAGGGGGGCATTGCACAGTATACAAGGGGATTATGAAGGATAACAGAACTGTAGCCATAAAGCGCTCGAAAGTTTGCAACACAAATCAGAAGGATGAATTTGTGCAGGAGATCATTATACTTTCTCAAATAAACCACAAGAATGTGGTCAGGCTTCTAGGTTGTTGTTTAGAAGTGGAAGTTCCTATGTTGGTCTATGAATACATCCCAAATGGCACTCTCTTCCAGTTGATCCACAGTGAAGGGCCATCCATCTCATTGGATGACAGGCTAAGAATAGCCATCGGATCTGCAGAAGCGCTAGCGTATCTCCATTCTTCTGCATTCCCCTCCATAATACATGGAGACGTGAAATCTTCAAACATTCTCCTAGATGACAAATACATGGCAAAAGTGACTGATTTTGGTGCATCACACATGGTTGCGAAGAATGAGACCCATTTTATGACTATTGTCCAAGGAACTCTCGGCTATTTAGACCCTGAATATCTACAGGAACGGCAACTAACAGAAAAGAGTGATGTTTATAGTTTTGGGGTTGTGATTTTGGAGCTAATCACGAGGAAGACTGCAATCTATTCTGAGGATTCCAGTGAGCGGAAAGGACTTGCATCATCTTTCATGATCGCGATGAAGGAGAACAACCATCAAGATATGTTGGACAAAAGCATAACAGGGGTAGGGATGGAACCACTTGGAGCAATTTCTGAACTCGCGAGGAAATGCCTCAGTATGAAGGGGGAAGAGCGACCACAGATGACCGAAGTTGTTGAGCAGCTTAAAGTAATAAGAAGAACCTGGCAAGAAAAGTTGACAGAGCATCATGCTACAGAAACAGAAAATCTGTTCGCAGAACCCTGTGGTACAAATTATCCTTCCAGCTTTGCGCAATACAGAAGCATCGCCATAGAGTTAGAGCATGGCAGATGA
- the LOC120646517 gene encoding uncharacterized protein LOC120646517 isoform X2 codes for MVRHAMLPKSSHCTFMCIYISLLFTPNYTSWLVSTIFLATYSSSIAASSSPSQIKMVGKAQHHHHGSSSLGAEELNLLHMAGGSPDGGGGRGESRGALGQWKCRLLGSLGGLLPRRARCVVCLQVQHVTGLPPAAEGRGVVVGWRSRGGAGEHTAPARVTRGAAAFDDVFLHYFSAGGATLRSFTVWAALLDSPANGDLGAFPVDLTEIAAAETSNPKFGGKALSFPLGGAAAGAVLTVSIYCRVMEPDENHGGANGHAREKKNKGRGSYASCLPDLSCLRNRQVAAAASGSARRATSIRSDRGGGFITIENSVAEMDGGGAAAFRVSSEDVDEEGAGFITMEKGTVSSRSRRPLPDTVTVSSPADEEDEKPCLFMELSEEAVASALDVDKVEDEFLAMLEDRYWARSKEIEKGLSVSLDIGLDLGLDLDSLIKDAEMELAKAEQAWKSKVGAAIVEEEEYKDLVRRWSARESAAAGCSWGFGFGSPI; via the exons ATGGTGAGACATGCCATGCTACCCAAATCATCACATTGTACCTtcatgtgtatatatatttcTCTCCTCTTTACACCTAATTACACTAGCTGGCTAGTCTCGACCATATTTCTAGCTACCTATAGCTCCTCCATAGCTGCTAGCTCTTCTCCATCACAAATTAAGATGGTTGGCAAGGCACAGCACCATCACCATGGCTCCTCCTCACTTGGGGCGGAGGAGCTCAACCTGCTGCACATGGCCGGGGGATCCccggacggtggcggcggccgcggtgaGAGCCGGGGCGCGCTGGGCCAGTGGAAGTGCAGGCTGCTCGGCTCCCTGGGCGGCCTCCTCCCACGGCGCGCGCGCTGCGTGGTGTGCCTGCAGGTGCAGCACGTCACCGGCCTGCCCCCGGCCGCGGAGGGACGCGGCGTGGTGGTCGGgtggcggagcaggggcggcgcgggggagcACACGGCGCCTGCGCGGGTGACGCGGGGCGCGGCCGCGTTCGATGACGTGTTCCTGCACTACttcagcgccggcggcgccacgcTGCGGAGCTTCACCGTGTGGGCGGCGCTCCTGGACTCGCCGGCGAACGGAGATCTCGGCGCGTTCCCCGTGGACCTCACCgagatcgccgccgcggagaccTCCAACCCCAAGTTCGGAGGCAAGGCGCTCAGCTTCCCGCTTGGCGGGGCGGCAGCCGGTGCGGTGCTCACCGTCAGCATCTACTGCAGAGTGATGGAGCCCGATGAGAACCATGGGGGGGCTAATG GTCATGCAcgggagaagaagaacaagggcAGGGGCTCGTACGCCTCCTGTCTGCCGGACCTGAGCTGCCTCCGCAACcggcaggtggcggcggcggcatccggATCGGCGCGCCGTGCGACGTCCATCCGCTCCGACCGTGGCGGCGGCTTCATCACGATCGAGAACTCGGTGGCCGagatggacggcggcggcgcggccgccttCCGCGTGTCGTCGGAGGACGTGGACGAGGAAGGCGCCGGGTTCATCACCATGGAGAAGGGCACGGTGTCGTCGCGGTCGAGGCGGCCGCTGCCCGACACGGTGACGGTGTCGTCGCccgccgacgaggaggacgagaagcCGTGCCTGTTCATGGAGCTGTCGGAGGAGGCCGTCGCGTCGGCGTTGGACGTGGACAAGGTGGAGGACGAGTTCCTGGCGATGCTGGAGGACAGGTACTGGGCGAGGAGCAAGGAGATCGAGAAGGGGCTGAGCGTGAGCCTGGACATCGGGCTGGACCTGGGCCTGGACCTGGACTCGCTCATCAAGGACGCCGAGATGGAGCTCGCCAAGGCGGAGCAGGCGTGGAAGAGCAAGGTCGGCGCCGCCatcgtggaggaggaggagtacaAGGACCTCGTCAGGAGGTGGAGCGCCAgggagtctgctgctgctggctgctccTGGGGCTTTGGATTCGGGAGCCCAATCTGA
- the LOC120646517 gene encoding uncharacterized protein LOC120646517 isoform X1 codes for MVRHAMLPKSSHCTFMCIYISLLFTPNYTSWLVSTIFLATYSSSIAASSSPSQIKMVGKAQHHHHGSSSLGAEELNLLHMAGGSPDGGGGRGESRGALGQWKCRLLGSLGGLLPRRARCVVCLQVQHVTGLPPAAEGRGVVVGWRSRGGAGEHTAPARVTRGAAAFDDVFLHYFSAGGATLRSFTVWAALLDSPANGDLGAFPVDLTEIAAAETSNPKFGGKALSFPLGGAAAGAVLTVSIYCRVMEPDENHGGANAGHAREKKNKGRGSYASCLPDLSCLRNRQVAAAASGSARRATSIRSDRGGGFITIENSVAEMDGGGAAAFRVSSEDVDEEGAGFITMEKGTVSSRSRRPLPDTVTVSSPADEEDEKPCLFMELSEEAVASALDVDKVEDEFLAMLEDRYWARSKEIEKGLSVSLDIGLDLGLDLDSLIKDAEMELAKAEQAWKSKVGAAIVEEEEYKDLVRRWSARESAAAGCSWGFGFGSPI; via the exons ATGGTGAGACATGCCATGCTACCCAAATCATCACATTGTACCTtcatgtgtatatatatttcTCTCCTCTTTACACCTAATTACACTAGCTGGCTAGTCTCGACCATATTTCTAGCTACCTATAGCTCCTCCATAGCTGCTAGCTCTTCTCCATCACAAATTAAGATGGTTGGCAAGGCACAGCACCATCACCATGGCTCCTCCTCACTTGGGGCGGAGGAGCTCAACCTGCTGCACATGGCCGGGGGATCCccggacggtggcggcggccgcggtgaGAGCCGGGGCGCGCTGGGCCAGTGGAAGTGCAGGCTGCTCGGCTCCCTGGGCGGCCTCCTCCCACGGCGCGCGCGCTGCGTGGTGTGCCTGCAGGTGCAGCACGTCACCGGCCTGCCCCCGGCCGCGGAGGGACGCGGCGTGGTGGTCGGgtggcggagcaggggcggcgcgggggagcACACGGCGCCTGCGCGGGTGACGCGGGGCGCGGCCGCGTTCGATGACGTGTTCCTGCACTACttcagcgccggcggcgccacgcTGCGGAGCTTCACCGTGTGGGCGGCGCTCCTGGACTCGCCGGCGAACGGAGATCTCGGCGCGTTCCCCGTGGACCTCACCgagatcgccgccgcggagaccTCCAACCCCAAGTTCGGAGGCAAGGCGCTCAGCTTCCCGCTTGGCGGGGCGGCAGCCGGTGCGGTGCTCACCGTCAGCATCTACTGCAGAGTGATGGAGCCCGATGAGAACCATGGGGGGGCTAATG CAGGTCATGCAcgggagaagaagaacaagggcAGGGGCTCGTACGCCTCCTGTCTGCCGGACCTGAGCTGCCTCCGCAACcggcaggtggcggcggcggcatccggATCGGCGCGCCGTGCGACGTCCATCCGCTCCGACCGTGGCGGCGGCTTCATCACGATCGAGAACTCGGTGGCCGagatggacggcggcggcgcggccgccttCCGCGTGTCGTCGGAGGACGTGGACGAGGAAGGCGCCGGGTTCATCACCATGGAGAAGGGCACGGTGTCGTCGCGGTCGAGGCGGCCGCTGCCCGACACGGTGACGGTGTCGTCGCccgccgacgaggaggacgagaagcCGTGCCTGTTCATGGAGCTGTCGGAGGAGGCCGTCGCGTCGGCGTTGGACGTGGACAAGGTGGAGGACGAGTTCCTGGCGATGCTGGAGGACAGGTACTGGGCGAGGAGCAAGGAGATCGAGAAGGGGCTGAGCGTGAGCCTGGACATCGGGCTGGACCTGGGCCTGGACCTGGACTCGCTCATCAAGGACGCCGAGATGGAGCTCGCCAAGGCGGAGCAGGCGTGGAAGAGCAAGGTCGGCGCCGCCatcgtggaggaggaggagtacaAGGACCTCGTCAGGAGGTGGAGCGCCAgggagtctgctgctgctggctgctccTGGGGCTTTGGATTCGGGAGCCCAATCTGA
- the LOC120646536 gene encoding actin-related protein 2/3 complex subunit 1B-like: MAATAAVAIHQFAECITCHAWSPDQSMIAFCPNNNEVHIYKFFTDKWEKLHVLSKHDQIVSGIDWSRSSNKIVTVSHDRNSYVWTQEGSDWIPTLVILKLNRAALCVQWSPKENKFAVGSGAKSVCVCYYEQENNWWISKVIRKRHESSVTSLAWHPNNIYLATTSTDGKCRVFSTFIKGVDTRGSQSSTSTDSKFGEQIAQLDLSSTWVFGVRWSASGKTLAYAGHNSMIYFVDEVESAPAAQNLALRDLPLRDVLFVSERTVIGVGFDCNPMIFAADETGLWSFVGFLDERKATPSTSKASQLSEALGKLYGQSKQGTSSDSVEPSKPRGGAHENCITCIVPLTKGRDGTIKRFSTSGLDGKIVVWDLENHITVAK; this comes from the exons atggcggcgacggcggcggtggcgatccACCAGTTCGCCGAGTGCATCACCTGCCACGCCTGGAGCCCCGACCAGTCCA TGATTGCCTTTTGTCCAAACAACAATGAAGTGCATATTTATAAGTTTTTCACAGACAAGTGGGAGAAACTTCATGTTCTGTCAAAG CATGATCAAATAGTTTCGGGAATAGATTGGAGTAGATCATCCAACAAAATTGTAACAGTTTCACATGATAGAAATTC ATATGTTTGGACACAAGAAGGATCTGATTGGATTCCTACCCTTGTTATTCTAAAGTTAAACCGTGCAGCTCTGTGTGTTCAATGGAGCCCGAAAG AAAACAAGTTCGCGGTGGGAAGTGGTGCCAAATCTGTGTGTGTTTGCTACTATGAACAAGAAAATAACTG GTGGATTAGCAAGGTTATCAGGAAAAGGCACGAATCTTCTGTCACTAGTCTCGCATGGCATCCAAACAAT ATATACCTTGCAACAACGTCTACTGATGGTAAATGCAGAGTATTCTCTACTTTTATCAAGGGTGTGGATACAAG GGGATCACAATCAAGCACTTCAACTGATTCAAAATTTGGAGAG CAAATTGCTCAACTTGATCTATCATCTACCTGGGTATTTGGTGTAAGGTGGTCAGCAAGTGGAAAAACATTGGCATATGCAG GGCACAACTCCATGATTTATTTCGTTGATGAAGTTGAATCGGCTCCTGCTGCACAAAATTTGGCGCTGCGTGATCTGCCTCTCCGTGAT GTTCTTTTTGTCTCTGAGCGCACGGTGATTGGTGTCGGATTTGACTGCAATCCTATGATCTTTGCTGCTGATGAGACTGGACTTTG GAGTTTTGTAGGATTCTTGGATGAGAGGAAAGCTACTCCATCAACTTCAAAAGCCTCTCAG cTCTCTGAAGCCCTTGGAAAGCTATATGGCCAATCAAAGCAAGGGACCAGTAGTGATTCCGTTGAACCATCAAAGCCTCGTGGTGGTGCCCACGAGAATTGTATAAC CTGCATCGTACCGTTGACAAAAGGACGTGATGGTACTATAAAACGATTCAGCACATCAG GATTGGATGGTAAGATTGTGGTATGGGATTTGGAAAACCATATCACAGTTGCAAAATAA